A section of the Candidatus Bathyarchaeota archaeon genome encodes:
- a CDS encoding uracil-DNA glycosylase: MEEINRQVQSCRKCRLWQAAKHGVTGEGPLDARVMFVGQNPGAEEDEQGRPFVGRAGKYLTKTLAEFGIKREEVYITNIVKHTSPQNRKPYPDEVEACLPYLVEQIGIIKPKIIVLLGASAKETPRLEGIEYVEIIHPSAAMRFTKMRQRFRDQIAELSRKIS, encoded by the coding sequence ATGGAAGAAATAAACCGCCAAGTCCAAAGTTGCAGAAAATGCCGCCTCTGGCAAGCCGCAAAACACGGCGTCACAGGCGAGGGGCCGCTAGATGCGAGGGTGATGTTTGTGGGGCAGAACCCCGGCGCAGAGGAAGACGAACAGGGCAGACCCTTCGTAGGCAGAGCTGGCAAATACCTAACTAAAACCCTCGCGGAATTCGGCATAAAACGCGAAGAAGTCTACATAACCAACATCGTTAAGCATACGTCGCCGCAGAACCGCAAACCCTACCCCGACGAAGTCGAAGCGTGCCTGCCCTACCTAGTTGAGCAGATCGGCATCATTAAACCAAAAATAATCGTGCTGCTGGGCGCATCTGCCAAGGAAACCCCCCGCCTCGAAGGAATAGAGTATGTAGAGATTATTCATCCCTCCGCTGCCATGCGCTTCACCAAGATGCGCCAGAGGTTTAGAGATCAAATTGCCGAGTTATCTAGGAAAATCTCGTAA
- the radA gene encoding DNA repair and recombination protein RadA, with protein MLRMEENKKKYEFIEDLPGVGPATASKLRELGYHTVESLAMATSRELEPVGVSEKKAFQIIEAARSSIGIAFIRADELYKMRKSVLRLTSGSKALDKILAGGLETQTITEFYGEYGSGKSQMCHQLCVNVQLPPERGGLNGGVLYIDTENTFRLERIVQMAKFLGLDPEQAVKNIIYAEAYTSDHQMFLLENADEIIKANNIKLIIIDSLTAHFRSEYIGREMLASRQQKLNKHMHKLVSLARAFNAVAVVTNQVMAKPDQFFGDAIHPIGGNIVGHTSHTRVYLRRASHGPIRIARLVSSPYLPEGEEIIKVTENGIEDVSEEEKATKSRR; from the coding sequence ATGCTACGGATGGAAGAGAACAAGAAAAAATACGAGTTCATAGAAGACCTCCCCGGAGTGGGCCCAGCAACAGCAAGCAAACTCCGTGAACTCGGCTACCACACCGTCGAATCCTTAGCTATGGCAACCAGCCGCGAACTTGAACCCGTCGGAGTCAGCGAGAAAAAAGCCTTCCAAATAATCGAAGCAGCCCGTTCATCCATCGGCATCGCGTTTATCCGCGCAGACGAATTGTACAAGATGCGCAAAAGTGTACTGCGCCTCACCTCAGGCAGTAAAGCCCTCGACAAAATTCTCGCCGGCGGCTTAGAAACTCAAACCATAACTGAATTCTACGGTGAATACGGCAGCGGTAAAAGCCAGATGTGTCATCAACTATGCGTCAACGTCCAGCTTCCCCCTGAGCGGGGCGGATTAAATGGGGGTGTTCTCTACATTGACACTGAAAACACGTTTAGGCTGGAGCGCATCGTGCAGATGGCGAAGTTTTTAGGCTTAGACCCAGAACAGGCAGTTAAAAACATCATTTACGCTGAGGCGTACACAAGCGACCATCAAATGTTTCTGCTTGAAAACGCTGACGAAATAATCAAAGCAAACAACATCAAACTAATCATAATCGACTCCTTAACCGCTCATTTCCGAAGCGAATACATCGGCAGAGAAATGCTGGCTTCCCGACAGCAAAAACTCAACAAACACATGCATAAACTCGTCTCCTTGGCCCGTGCATTCAACGCAGTTGCCGTTGTAACCAACCAGGTTATGGCTAAACCAGATCAGTTCTTCGGCGACGCTATTCACCCCATCGGAGGAAACATAGTTGGCCACACAAGCCACACCCGCGTCTATCTGCGTCGTGCTTCGCATGGCCCAATACGCATCGCTAGATTGGTTTCTAGTCCGTATTTGCCTGAAGGTGAAGAAATCATCAAAGTAACTGAGAACGGCATTGAGGATGTCTCTGAAGAGGAGAAAGCCACAAAATCCCGACGTTAA
- a CDS encoding class I tRNA ligase family protein: MLRLHNTLTQKKEPFQPAQAPNVKMFTCGPSTYQRAHIGNYRTFLFEDILQRYLEYLGYRVTRAMALTDVEDKAILQAKKEGLSVEELSGRNEAVFFGDFELLGIKKPDYSVRASDAVDQAAGLIAKLLESGYAYRHKYLGTENIYFRPLKFDGFGKLSHLDMSKWPKKPRRFHKDTYPGTPWNMGDFIIWHGCALEGVCYETPIGNGRPAWNIQDAAIATKTLGFTIDIACGGIDNLVRHHDYTLAIAESVSGTQFARFWLHGGHLYVNGKKMSKSLGNVYYTTDVLAKGFSGVQLRFFLIYAPYRERLNFTFERLLDVSRKLDAVRGMVADLQNTKPASQSRGDPKMGAELAADFENHMNDDLNVKGAFDGFSQNLALIHQKRYTLAAGELKNVLDGLRRIDTVLRCLF, encoded by the coding sequence ATGCTGCGCCTCCACAACACTCTTACCCAAAAAAAGGAGCCCTTCCAACCCGCCCAAGCCCCAAACGTCAAAATGTTCACCTGCGGCCCCTCCACCTACCAACGCGCCCACATCGGCAACTACCGCACGTTCCTCTTCGAAGACATCTTGCAGCGGTACTTGGAGTATTTGGGTTACAGGGTTACGCGGGCGATGGCGCTGACTGATGTGGAGGATAAGGCGATTTTGCAGGCTAAAAAGGAGGGGCTCTCGGTTGAGGAGTTGTCTGGGCGGAATGAGGCGGTTTTCTTTGGGGACTTCGAGTTGTTGGGTATCAAAAAACCCGATTATTCAGTGAGAGCGTCGGATGCTGTTGACCAAGCCGCAGGTTTAATCGCTAAACTCCTCGAATCAGGTTACGCCTACAGGCACAAATATTTGGGTACAGAAAACATCTATTTTCGTCCCCTAAAATTCGATGGCTTCGGCAAACTATCCCATCTGGATATGTCTAAGTGGCCTAAGAAGCCGCGGCGATTCCACAAAGACACCTATCCTGGCACGCCTTGGAACATGGGAGACTTCATCATCTGGCATGGCTGCGCTTTGGAGGGCGTCTGCTACGAAACCCCCATCGGCAACGGTCGCCCCGCATGGAACATCCAAGACGCCGCAATTGCCACCAAAACCCTTGGCTTCACAATCGACATCGCATGTGGAGGCATAGACAACTTGGTCCGCCACCACGACTACACCTTGGCGATTGCCGAGTCGGTTTCGGGAACGCAGTTCGCCCGTTTCTGGCTGCACGGCGGCCACCTCTACGTGAACGGGAAAAAGATGTCTAAGAGCCTCGGCAACGTCTACTACACGACCGATGTGCTGGCCAAGGGTTTTAGTGGAGTACAACTGCGGTTTTTTTTAATCTACGCGCCGTACCGTGAGCGACTTAATTTCACTTTTGAAAGGCTGCTGGATGTGAGCCGAAAACTCGATGCCGTCCGCGGCATGGTTGCGGATTTGCAGAACACCAAGCCCGCGAGTCAAAGCAGAGGCGACCCCAAAATGGGTGCAGAATTAGCTGCTGACTTCGAAAATCACATGAACGACGACTTAAACGTGAAGGGCGCCTTCGACGGCTTCAGCCAAAACTTAGCATTGATCCACCAGAAACGCTACACCTTGGCTGCGGGGGAATTAAAAAATGTGTTAGACGGCTTACGTCGAATCGACACTGTGCTGCGGTGCTTATTCTAG
- a CDS encoding GyrI-like domain-containing protein, translating into MDKIDLKKEFKQLYNPSAKEVSFIEVPDMNFILIDGQGAPSSKEYIDAVQTLYPLAYALKFIVKKAKGVDYGVMPLEGLWWMDDMTQFSVERKDEWKWTAMIMQPKYVTQDDFKLALEQVKKKNLPAIGKVRFELFHEGKAAQIMHIGPYSAEAANIQKIHAAIKASGHQLSGKHHEIYLGDPRKTAPEKLKTVLRQPMK; encoded by the coding sequence TTGGACAAAATTGACCTGAAGAAAGAATTCAAACAACTCTACAACCCCTCAGCCAAAGAGGTCTCATTTATAGAAGTTCCCGACATGAATTTCATTTTGATAGACGGTCAAGGCGCGCCATCTTCAAAGGAGTATATTGATGCAGTGCAAACCCTCTACCCCCTCGCGTACGCCCTGAAGTTTATTGTTAAAAAAGCCAAAGGCGTCGATTACGGCGTGATGCCCCTTGAAGGCTTATGGTGGATGGATGACATGACCCAGTTCAGTGTGGAGCGTAAAGATGAGTGGAAATGGACGGCTATGATTATGCAACCCAAATACGTCACCCAAGACGACTTCAAGCTGGCGCTGGAGCAGGTGAAAAAGAAGAATCTGCCCGCGATTGGCAAGGTGCGGTTTGAACTGTTCCATGAGGGCAAGGCGGCGCAGATAATGCACATCGGACCCTACTCAGCCGAAGCGGCAAACATCCAGAAAATCCACGCAGCCATCAAGGCATCAGGGCACCAGCTAAGCGGCAAACACCACGAAATCTACCTCGGCGACCCCAGAAAAACAGCGCCAGAAAAACTCAAAACCGTACTTCGACAACCAATGAAGTAG
- a CDS encoding peroxiredoxin: MTVKVGDKAPDFTLPSQLGDNVTLSEYFGKKNIVLYFYPKDETPGCIKEACSFRDSYQQLTDLGAEVLGVSGQSVESHKSFATHYGLPFILLADEGNKVRELYDVPKSMGVMPGRVTYIIDKKGVVRHIFNSQTQAQRHVEEAKQTLEMIDKEEKATV, translated from the coding sequence TTGACTGTTAAAGTTGGCGATAAAGCCCCAGACTTCACTTTACCCAGCCAGCTGGGTGACAACGTAACCCTAAGCGAGTACTTTGGCAAAAAGAACATAGTGCTTTACTTCTACCCCAAAGACGAAACGCCTGGCTGCATCAAAGAAGCCTGCAGCTTCCGCGACAGCTACCAACAGCTGACGGATTTAGGCGCCGAAGTCTTAGGCGTATCTGGGCAGAGTGTGGAGTCGCATAAGTCGTTTGCTACGCATTATGGGTTGCCGTTTATTTTGCTGGCAGATGAAGGCAACAAAGTGCGTGAACTCTACGATGTACCCAAAAGCATGGGCGTAATGCCTGGTCGAGTCACCTACATCATCGACAAAAAAGGCGTCGTCCGCCACATCTTCAACTCCCAAACCCAAGCCCAACGGCACGTGGAAGAAGCCAAACAAACCCTTGAAATGATAGACAAAGAAGAAAAAGCCACCGTCTAA
- a CDS encoding BNR repeat-containing protein — translation MINPENAQKEEPKEPTPRPSSSKTRIIIVSIMLIVITVATISVAGLLMNPNTQTTTPTPTPGPTSNINPTEPTPTPTANPTQTDNTNESSSDTTQDATPTPTSTPTPTPEPTVTPSPTPTPTATPTPSPSPTETPSPTPSPTPTPLTWTSQIVDESGEVGIYLSLAIYPNDTPCISYYDSTNMDLKFAKWTGSEWHLETVDSDGNVGCFSSLAIASNGNPCISYYDSTNHYLKFANWTGTEWEITVVDSDGDVGSYSSLALDSNDNPYISYYDETNGHLKLAKWTGSSWSIETVDSAFDVGVYSSLAIDADNNPHISYYDKTNADLKYAKWTGTNWNIQTVDTAGDVGISSSLALDHSGNPYISYLDNTNGDLKLAKLSGSTWSTQTVDSENFVGWYSSMALDANGNPCISYYETTGAHLKYAYWTGSEWTIATIDSSPAVGSYSSLALDSNGNPHIGYHDSNNADLLYISVG, via the coding sequence ATGATAAACCCCGAAAACGCCCAAAAGGAAGAACCCAAAGAGCCCACACCCCGCCCCTCTTCCTCAAAAACCCGCATTATCATAGTCTCCATTATGCTCATAGTCATTACAGTGGCAACCATCTCCGTAGCAGGCTTGCTAATGAACCCAAACACCCAAACAACAACACCCACACCCACGCCTGGTCCCACCTCAAACATAAACCCAACAGAACCCACCCCAACCCCAACAGCAAACCCAACACAAACCGACAACACAAATGAATCCTCTTCCGACACAACACAAGACGCGACACCCACTCCAACCTCGACGCCAACACCAACACCTGAACCAACAGTGACACCCTCCCCAACCCCAACTCCAACGGCCACCCCAACCCCCTCTCCATCTCCAACGGAGACACCCTCCCCAACGCCATCACCGACACCCACCCCATTAACTTGGACTAGCCAAATAGTTGATGAATCAGGAGAAGTCGGAATCTACCTATCACTAGCCATATATCCAAACGACACTCCCTGCATAAGTTATTACGACTCAACCAACATGGACCTAAAATTTGCCAAATGGACGGGCAGTGAATGGCATCTAGAGACCGTGGATTCCGATGGCAACGTTGGTTGCTTCTCATCTTTAGCAATAGCTTCCAACGGTAATCCCTGCATAAGTTACTATGATTCAACAAATCATTACTTGAAGTTCGCTAACTGGACAGGAACAGAGTGGGAAATTACTGTTGTCGATTCCGATGGTGATGTTGGAAGCTACTCCTCGCTGGCTTTAGACTCCAACGATAACCCCTACATAAGCTACTATGACGAAACTAATGGGCACCTCAAACTTGCAAAGTGGACGGGTTCATCTTGGAGCATCGAAACAGTGGATTCAGCCTTTGATGTAGGTGTCTACTCCTCTCTTGCCATAGACGCAGACAATAACCCCCACATAAGTTACTACGACAAGACAAACGCCGACCTCAAATATGCCAAATGGACTGGAACAAACTGGAACATACAAACAGTTGACACAGCAGGCGACGTCGGTATCTCTTCCTCTTTGGCGCTTGACCACTCTGGAAATCCCTACATAAGCTATCTGGATAACACAAATGGCGACCTAAAACTCGCCAAACTCTCTGGTTCAACATGGAGCACGCAAACGGTTGATTCAGAAAACTTTGTCGGTTGGTATTCTTCGATGGCATTGGATGCTAACGGTAACCCCTGCATAAGTTACTATGAAACAACTGGTGCCCACTTAAAATACGCATACTGGACAGGCTCAGAATGGACAATAGCCACAATCGATTCATCGCCAGCGGTAGGCAGCTATTCCTCGCTTGCCTTGGATTCCAACGGCAACCCACACATAGGTTACCATGACTCCAACAACGCTGATTTACTGTATATCTCAGTTGGATAG
- a CDS encoding cytochrome B5, with translation MAQTKKVTQEELITNDGKNGKPAWIAYQGKVYDVSDSSFWMEGEHMGMHSAGKDLTEDLEMAPHRDENFSRVKLVGELE, from the coding sequence TTGGCTCAAACAAAAAAAGTCACACAAGAAGAACTCATAACAAACGACGGCAAAAACGGTAAACCCGCCTGGATAGCCTACCAAGGCAAAGTCTACGACGTGTCGGACAGCAGCTTCTGGATGGAAGGCGAACACATGGGCATGCACAGCGCAGGCAAAGACCTCACCGAAGATTTAGAGATGGCGCCGCACCGCGACGAAAACTTTAGCCGCGTTAAACTCGTCGGCGAACTAGAATAA
- a CDS encoding winged helix-turn-helix transcriptional regulator, translating to MTKTPKRLIFQDKGEFTKFQILLEVMRNQPHIKQKDISEKLGITIQAISKYFKKLSKEGLLEAGSERADYHLTPKGVSKLREDMRNIENYVSEIKQDLKIERAWPAIATQPVKAGQEVGLIMKEGVIYTIPTDSPLAQAKGTALSDAKVGEDLGLKDLHGKMHVKQGKILIVKLPSIRKGGSHATDMTKVKAFYDEFKPDRIGVMGAVGRAVLAKLGKETDIEFGISRSAAIAASRGLNVFVLVVGRMVNRMIQEIDQINMKSGSNIIYEVKDAQKT from the coding sequence ATGACAAAAACACCAAAACGACTAATTTTCCAAGACAAAGGCGAATTCACCAAATTCCAAATCCTCCTCGAAGTCATGCGCAACCAACCCCACATCAAACAAAAAGACATAAGCGAAAAACTCGGCATAACCATCCAAGCCATCTCCAAATACTTCAAAAAACTGTCCAAAGAAGGCCTCCTCGAAGCAGGCTCTGAACGCGCAGACTACCACCTAACACCAAAAGGCGTAAGCAAACTACGAGAAGACATGCGCAACATAGAAAACTATGTCTCAGAAATCAAACAGGACCTAAAAATTGAACGGGCATGGCCAGCCATAGCCACTCAACCAGTTAAAGCAGGGCAAGAAGTTGGCCTCATCATGAAAGAAGGCGTCATCTACACCATACCCACCGACAGCCCGCTTGCTCAAGCAAAAGGCACCGCACTGAGTGACGCCAAAGTCGGCGAAGACCTGGGCTTAAAAGACTTACATGGCAAAATGCATGTGAAACAGGGTAAAATCCTCATAGTTAAACTTCCGAGCATACGCAAAGGCGGCTCTCACGCAACCGACATGACAAAAGTCAAAGCGTTCTACGACGAATTCAAACCCGACCGCATCGGCGTCATGGGTGCAGTCGGTAGAGCTGTGCTTGCCAAGTTAGGTAAGGAGACGGATATTGAGTTTGGTATTAGCCGCTCCGCAGCCATAGCCGCCTCACGAGGACTCAACGTGTTTGTTTTGGTTGTGGGCAGGATGGTTAACCGCATGATCCAGGAAATCGACCAGATAAACATGAAGTCAGGCAGCAACATAATCTACGAAGTTAAAGATGCCCAGAAAACTTAG
- the rqcH gene encoding ribosome rescue protein RqcH — protein MKKKEFSSFDIAAAIKELQTTIPDSRVNNIYQFGEKTIIFKLHKTDRPPIRLVVEAGRRLHSTSYAEESPSEPPPFCMMLRKYLRDSWLRSIVQYEFERIVTITFETKTGLLKFVVELFGDGNIILTNPQNIIIQALAFKKMRDRDIVRGVELMFPPALGKNPFKVTQPELEDILKAGEGEVVRTLARSLGIGGVYAEEALLRVGIEKSKPCKDLSAEETSAIFGALQTLLTPVQEGKFEPSIIQDAEGSYLDVVPLTLRRYEGYPTQKFESFNAALDEFFLRVTAVEKAAGSVEVDKLKQEAQRLKRIVEEQEKSIAEDEKRTIRDKQIGDTIYAHFQELQTFQEQLLKANQQGYEWKDIIAQVMVAKKAGKAPMSYVESFDGKNLAVNLGIDGYHFSLSLRMSLFDIANEYYERGKRAKEKAQGAQTALNETKKKLAEIEEELKRAEELKSLKPAQIVEALAKRKEEMANKQWFEKFRHFTTSDGFLVVAGKDTVSNEVLIKKYTKEEDVVFHAEITGSPFVVIKTEGKQVSESALKEAAEAAASYSRAWRENAGTADVYWVKVDQLSKSGPSGESIPHGAFFVVGKRNWYKNTPLRVAVGVVLGEEVSFVGGPVDSVKAKTKSYVVIQPGDYQGKELLQMIMRTLTSKLSKEQREKAGKTSIEQVREFVPYTKGAINLKAT, from the coding sequence ATGAAGAAAAAAGAGTTCTCAAGCTTCGACATAGCCGCCGCAATAAAAGAACTCCAAACCACGATACCCGATTCAAGAGTGAACAACATCTACCAGTTCGGCGAAAAAACCATCATATTCAAACTGCACAAAACCGACCGACCCCCAATCCGCCTCGTAGTGGAAGCAGGCAGACGCCTCCACTCCACCAGCTACGCCGAGGAAAGCCCATCTGAACCCCCGCCATTTTGCATGATGCTCCGTAAGTACCTTCGAGACTCGTGGCTTCGCAGTATCGTGCAGTACGAGTTCGAAAGAATCGTCACCATAACCTTCGAAACCAAGACTGGGCTGCTCAAGTTTGTTGTGGAACTCTTCGGCGACGGCAACATCATACTAACCAACCCCCAAAACATCATCATCCAAGCCTTAGCCTTCAAAAAAATGCGTGACCGCGACATCGTCAGAGGCGTCGAGTTGATGTTTCCGCCCGCGTTGGGCAAGAACCCCTTTAAAGTTACCCAGCCTGAACTCGAAGATATACTCAAGGCAGGCGAGGGGGAAGTGGTGCGCACGTTGGCGCGGTCTTTGGGCATCGGCGGAGTATACGCTGAAGAGGCACTGCTTAGAGTGGGGATCGAGAAGAGTAAACCCTGCAAAGATCTATCTGCAGAGGAAACGTCCGCGATTTTTGGGGCGCTCCAAACCTTACTCACCCCAGTGCAAGAAGGCAAGTTTGAGCCCAGCATCATCCAAGATGCAGAAGGCAGCTACCTCGATGTTGTGCCTTTAACTCTTAGACGCTATGAGGGCTACCCAACGCAAAAGTTCGAGTCCTTCAACGCTGCACTCGACGAGTTTTTCCTACGCGTAACTGCAGTTGAGAAAGCAGCGGGCAGTGTAGAGGTGGACAAATTAAAGCAGGAAGCGCAGCGACTCAAGCGCATCGTGGAGGAACAAGAGAAATCCATCGCTGAAGACGAAAAAAGAACCATACGAGACAAGCAAATCGGCGACACCATCTACGCACATTTCCAAGAATTGCAAACCTTCCAAGAGCAACTACTAAAAGCTAACCAGCAGGGATACGAATGGAAGGATATCATCGCGCAGGTTATGGTTGCTAAAAAAGCAGGCAAAGCTCCCATGAGCTACGTGGAGTCGTTTGACGGAAAAAACCTCGCCGTGAACTTGGGCATCGACGGCTACCACTTCAGCCTCAGTTTACGTATGTCACTTTTTGATATTGCCAACGAGTACTACGAGCGCGGGAAACGGGCGAAAGAGAAAGCTCAAGGTGCCCAAACCGCACTCAATGAGACAAAGAAGAAACTCGCAGAAATAGAAGAAGAACTCAAGCGCGCCGAGGAGCTGAAAAGTCTCAAACCTGCCCAAATCGTAGAAGCCCTAGCCAAACGCAAAGAGGAAATGGCTAACAAGCAGTGGTTTGAAAAATTCCGCCACTTCACCACATCCGACGGTTTCTTGGTAGTTGCGGGTAAGGACACGGTGAGCAACGAGGTCCTCATCAAAAAGTACACTAAAGAAGAGGATGTGGTCTTTCACGCTGAAATCACGGGTTCACCCTTCGTAGTTATAAAAACCGAAGGCAAACAGGTCAGCGAATCCGCGCTCAAAGAGGCGGCGGAGGCGGCGGCATCCTATTCCCGAGCGTGGCGCGAGAACGCAGGCACAGCAGACGTTTACTGGGTTAAAGTTGACCAACTCAGCAAGAGCGGCCCAAGCGGCGAATCCATCCCTCATGGAGCTTTTTTTGTGGTTGGCAAACGCAATTGGTACAAGAATACGCCGCTTCGGGTGGCCGTGGGCGTTGTGCTTGGTGAAGAGGTCTCCTTCGTCGGTGGCCCCGTCGACTCAGTGAAAGCTAAAACTAAAAGTTATGTTGTTATCCAACCCGGAGACTATCAGGGCAAAGAGTTACTGCAGATGATTATGCGTACGTTGACTTCGAAGCTTTCAAAAGAGCAACGGGAAAAAGCAGGCAAAACTAGCATCGAGCAAGTGCGGGAGTTTGTGCCCTACACTAAAGGCGCCATTAACCTCAAAGCGACATAG
- a CDS encoding class I SAM-dependent methyltransferase yields the protein MACHGGFSLDEQTRRSWYNPEAVLDGLKKGMTFVDVGCGEGFFSILAAKKVGSEGKVYAVDIDPTRVAKLQNKAAIERLTNIEATVGRAEDAVFCRGCVDFVLYSMDLHDFDDPQKVLENAHAMLKPSGVLVDLDWKKQPMEFGPPERIRFSEARVAEMLMLADFRVQSTTEAGPYHYLIVAKPK from the coding sequence ATGGCTTGTCATGGCGGATTTAGCTTGGATGAACAAACTCGACGTTCATGGTACAACCCCGAAGCGGTACTCGACGGGCTTAAAAAGGGGATGACTTTTGTGGATGTGGGCTGCGGTGAAGGCTTCTTCAGCATTTTGGCAGCCAAAAAAGTCGGCTCAGAGGGCAAAGTTTACGCTGTAGACATAGACCCCACAAGGGTGGCGAAACTGCAAAACAAAGCCGCTATCGAGAGATTAACTAACATCGAAGCTACCGTGGGTCGCGCGGAGGACGCGGTTTTCTGTCGGGGATGCGTAGACTTCGTGCTCTACAGCATGGACCTACACGACTTTGACGACCCCCAAAAAGTCCTCGAAAACGCCCACGCCATGCTGAAGCCTTCAGGGGTGCTGGTGGATTTGGATTGGAAGAAACAGCCGATGGAGTTCGGTCCGCCTGAACGCATACGATTCAGCGAAGCAAGGGTGGCGGAGATGCTTATGCTGGCAGATTTCCGCGTGCAGTCCACAACGGAAGCAGGCCCCTACCATTACCTCATAGTGGCAAAACCCAAGTAG
- a CDS encoding alpha/beta hydrolase, which translates to MDSEATLEEKTLNVGGCKCQALIHKSEGVPVVFFHGLSYTIHIWERIGVTEHLVEKKVPFLALDMPYGLKSNCQPKTRDLKTNITFAAEAIKAVFGNQAPVVVGASLGGYIALNYAATHPVKGLFLIAPAHAFDNDELVAAYKGFKFPVRIVWGTHDSIISGEEMRTLADTLPNAKMLVYNGAAHSAYQDQPEWFKRDLLELYANAE; encoded by the coding sequence GTGGACAGTGAAGCTACGTTGGAAGAAAAAACGCTTAATGTTGGCGGCTGCAAATGCCAAGCCCTCATCCACAAATCAGAGGGTGTTCCGGTGGTGTTTTTCCACGGCTTATCCTACACCATCCACATCTGGGAACGCATAGGCGTCACCGAGCATCTTGTGGAGAAAAAAGTGCCTTTCCTTGCCTTGGACATGCCTTACGGCTTAAAAAGCAACTGCCAACCCAAAACCCGCGACCTCAAAACCAACATAACCTTCGCAGCAGAAGCAATTAAAGCGGTCTTCGGCAACCAAGCCCCAGTCGTAGTCGGCGCCAGCCTAGGCGGCTACATAGCCCTCAACTACGCCGCAACACATCCCGTCAAAGGTCTCTTCCTAATCGCCCCAGCCCACGCGTTTGACAACGACGAGCTTGTGGCAGCTTACAAGGGTTTCAAGTTTCCCGTCCGTATAGTGTGGGGTACACATGACAGCATCATTTCAGGCGAAGAAATGCGCACCTTAGCTGATACGTTGCCTAACGCGAAAATGCTCGTCTACAACGGCGCGGCACACTCGGCGTATCAGGATCAACCTGAATGGTTCAAACGTGACCTGCTCGAACTGTACGCAAACGCAGAGTAG
- a CDS encoding cobalamin-binding protein has product MKTKAILATAIIAILAVSIVYIYYSTQNSNQQTGQITIVDDQGTEIILPAVPQRIVSLAPSVTPILYEIGVGDKVVGLTEYDDYPYNFTAWFEAGNMTKVGGFSTPSMEAIASVNPDIIFTTNVNEASIPNMRQLGYKVVVVGPTSIEGIYKTINLIGKATGAEASAASLVDSLKTKISGIESKIAAAQITDKPTVYYEVWYDSSGVMSAGASSWINDVINKAGGINIFANETQEYPTTSSEVIVQKNPDVVLLPTGMGTGTPFYGSVAEVKARPGWSAINGIKNDRLYVIDQDLFSEPGMRVADQVEIVAKCLYPQLFTSP; this is encoded by the coding sequence GTGAAAACAAAAGCAATATTGGCAACAGCGATAATCGCCATACTAGCAGTATCAATAGTTTACATTTATTACTCAACCCAAAATTCAAACCAGCAAACAGGACAAATAACCATAGTTGACGATCAAGGAACCGAAATCATCCTACCTGCTGTTCCCCAGCGAATAGTCTCATTAGCTCCAAGCGTTACGCCAATCCTCTATGAAATTGGAGTAGGCGACAAAGTTGTCGGCTTAACAGAATACGATGACTACCCATACAACTTTACAGCATGGTTCGAAGCAGGCAACATGACTAAAGTCGGCGGTTTCTCTACACCAAGCATGGAAGCAATTGCCTCAGTAAACCCCGACATCATCTTTACAACAAACGTAAACGAAGCATCCATTCCCAACATGCGGCAACTCGGCTACAAAGTAGTCGTGGTGGGTCCCACCAGCATAGAAGGCATCTACAAAACTATCAATCTAATCGGTAAAGCCACAGGGGCAGAAGCAAGTGCCGCTTCATTGGTTGATTCTTTGAAGACGAAAATCAGCGGCATAGAATCAAAAATAGCTGCAGCCCAAATAACGGACAAACCCACTGTTTACTATGAAGTCTGGTACGATTCCTCGGGTGTTATGAGTGCAGGTGCATCTTCGTGGATAAACGATGTCATTAACAAAGCAGGCGGAATAAACATCTTCGCTAACGAAACCCAAGAATACCCAACAACAAGCTCAGAAGTCATAGTCCAAAAGAACCCAGACGTTGTACTCTTGCCGACAGGTATGGGCACTGGTACACCATTCTATGGCAGCGTAGCAGAAGTTAAAGCCCGTCCTGGCTGGAGCGCCATAAACGGCATCAAAAACGACCGCCTATACGTCATAGACCAAGACCTATTCAGTGAGCCAGGTATGAGAGTTGCTGACCAAGTTGAAATAGTCGCCAAATGTCTCTACCCACAACTCTTCACTTCCCCCTAA